The Streptomyces clavuligerus genome includes a region encoding these proteins:
- a CDS encoding IS630 family transposase gives MDTGQIGELVFKLYRIRFTEPGVGKYLKRWGPTFQRPDKRAVEQDVEAVRVWHEETWPAIRAEAKAENAEVLFGDRVGVRSDQVTGRTWGAKGATPVVLRTGNRFSVNAMSAISTRGRMHFMVFTETFDAKVMCRFLARIVGHFDRKVHLRKVHLVVDRHPAHRSKTVRAWLDGHKNEIELHFLPSYSPELNPDELVNADLKRSLPHTHRARNQTELAAETRRFFHRRQRQPHIVRGYFAGPHVRYALGENPLGF, from the coding sequence GTGGACACGGGGCAGATAGGCGAGCTGGTCTTCAAGCTGTACCGGATCCGCTTCACCGAGCCCGGGGTGGGCAAGTACCTCAAGCGTTGGGGGCCGACCTTCCAGCGTCCGGACAAACGGGCGGTCGAGCAGGACGTGGAAGCGGTCCGTGTCTGGCACGAGGAGACCTGGCCGGCGATTCGGGCCGAGGCGAAGGCGGAGAACGCCGAGGTTCTCTTCGGCGACCGGGTCGGGGTCCGATCGGACCAGGTCACCGGCCGCACCTGGGGCGCCAAAGGCGCGACTCCCGTCGTCCTCCGCACCGGGAACCGCTTCTCCGTGAACGCGATGTCCGCGATCAGCACTCGTGGCCGGATGCACTTCATGGTCTTCACCGAGACGTTCGACGCGAAGGTCATGTGCCGCTTCCTTGCCCGGATCGTCGGGCACTTCGACCGGAAGGTCCACCTGCGGAAGGTCCACCTGGTCGTCGACCGGCACCCGGCCCACCGCTCGAAGACCGTCCGGGCCTGGCTCGACGGCCACAAGAACGAGATCGAGCTGCACTTCCTGCCCTCGTACTCACCCGAACTGAACCCGGACGAGCTGGTCAACGCCGACCTCAAACGCAGCCTGCCCCACACCCACAGGGCCAGGAACCAGACCGAACTCGCCGCCGAAACCCGCAGATTCTTCCACAGGCGCCAGCGTCAGCCCCACATCGTCCGTGGCTACTTCGCCG
- a CDS encoding helix-turn-helix domain-containing protein, with protein MSDLVGDARAWSPDAQEAVRLLAVSALVEGRDRMEVAALFKVSVRAVDNWWGKWQTGGRDALLSRPRGRRAGGHQVLSEAEQAAVRQAVLDHIPSGLGLSGQLWTRGR; from the coding sequence GTGAGTGATCTGGTGGGGGACGCGCGGGCCTGGTCGCCGGATGCGCAGGAGGCTGTGCGGTTGCTGGCGGTGTCGGCGCTGGTGGAGGGGCGGGACCGGATGGAGGTTGCCGCCCTGTTCAAGGTGTCGGTCAGGGCTGTGGACAACTGGTGGGGCAAGTGGCAGACAGGCGGACGGGACGCATTGCTGTCGCGCCCGCGAGGCCGCCGTGCGGGTGGGCATCAGGTCCTGTCGGAGGCCGAACAGGCCGCGGTCCGGCAGGCCGTCCTCGATCACATCCCCTCCGGGCTGGGACTTTCCGGTCAGTTGTGGACACGGGGCAGATAG
- a CDS encoding class I SAM-dependent methyltransferase — MEVIAVAGYGALSDVYEWLIGDDRLTPAKAAAVYYSDVVGSLPPNARVLDCACGTGQLAVGLASLGLDVVAADASSGMVRRAEKAADEQGVSLRALRASWDELPDHLEESTFDLVFCVGNSLGHAKGAAGRLTALEAMSRLLNPGGRLVLHSRNWELVRSASSRVDVRDRLIRRNDRDAVVSYYWQIEQRWEQEHFLEIVVAQIEPDGAVRACSERLSIWPYRYEDLVAQLRCVGLTVQSTTYDPESDGYLVVASRDQAQGTSEPTR; from the coding sequence ATGGAGGTTATCGCGGTGGCTGGTTATGGGGCGCTTTCTGACGTATACGAGTGGCTGATCGGGGACGACAGGTTGACCCCCGCCAAGGCAGCCGCGGTTTACTACAGCGATGTCGTGGGCTCTCTGCCGCCCAACGCGCGCGTCCTCGACTGTGCGTGTGGAACCGGTCAGCTCGCCGTTGGTCTCGCGAGTCTTGGCCTTGACGTGGTCGCCGCAGACGCCAGCAGTGGGATGGTTCGCCGGGCCGAGAAGGCCGCCGACGAGCAGGGTGTCTCGCTTCGAGCCCTCCGCGCGAGCTGGGACGAGTTGCCCGACCACCTGGAGGAGTCCACGTTCGATCTGGTGTTCTGCGTCGGCAACTCGCTCGGGCACGCCAAGGGCGCAGCCGGGCGTCTGACCGCACTGGAAGCGATGTCGCGGCTGCTGAATCCGGGCGGACGCCTTGTGCTCCACTCGCGCAACTGGGAGCTCGTGCGCTCCGCCAGCTCACGGGTAGACGTCCGTGATCGACTCATCCGCCGCAACGACCGCGATGCGGTCGTCAGCTACTACTGGCAGATCGAGCAGCGCTGGGAGCAGGAACACTTTCTCGAGATCGTGGTCGCCCAGATCGAGCCGGATGGGGCAGTGCGAGCCTGCTCGGAGCGGTTGTCCATCTGGCCCTACCGGTACGAGGACCTCGTGGCGCAGTTGCGGTGCGTCGGGCTCACGGTGCAGTCCACCACCTACGACCCCGAGAGCGATGGATACCTGGTGGTCGCCAGCCGCGACCAGGCGCAAGGCACGTCTGAGCCGACGCGCTGA
- a CDS encoding transposase, whose protein sequence is MLGVDEFATRKGRRHGTILIDCETHQPLDLLPDREAETLAAWLREHPGVEIVCRDRAAFFAEGARAGAPQAQHCADKWYVWHNLCEAVERMVSHQRSLLRDLVEPEPSPDPRRGLCRPPPTRSHPSPILLGSSSTGSATPTPRSGPRSSRV, encoded by the coding sequence GTGCTGGGAGTGGATGAGTTCGCAACCAGGAAGGGCCGCCGCCACGGCACCATCCTGATCGACTGCGAGACCCACCAGCCCCTGGACCTGCTACCCGACCGCGAGGCCGAGACGCTGGCCGCATGGCTACGCGAGCACCCTGGCGTCGAGATCGTCTGCCGCGACCGCGCGGCGTTCTTCGCCGAAGGCGCCCGCGCTGGCGCCCCGCAGGCCCAGCACTGCGCAGACAAATGGTATGTATGGCACAACCTCTGCGAAGCCGTCGAACGCATGGTCTCTCACCAACGCTCCCTTCTCCGCGACCTCGTCGAGCCGGAGCCTTCGCCCGACCCGAGGCGGGGCCTGTGCCGGCCTCCGCCGACCAGGAGCCATCCGAGCCCTATCCTGCTGGGAAGTTCCTCGACCGGCTCCGCGACACCCACGCCGCGGTCCGGGCCCAGGTCGAGCAGGGTATGA
- a CDS encoding AfsR/SARP family transcriptional regulator: MLDLRILGRLEGAVTGRQVHLGPPKQRLVLMVLVRHAGRAVSTDRLVDALWGDFPPASATANVHLHIHRIRRALGPGRPVNSGRCGYVLEIAPGELDAGRFVTSLPEIRHAVEWGDLTRASRLSREALAEWHGPAYADFADHPMLRDAAEYLAELRLETIEQQIDIDLALHDHVHLVGRLRLLLAEHPYRERFHEQLTLALYRTGRSAEALEQCRSTERMFAEDLGLDLGARLRELRKRILDGDTAL; the protein is encoded by the coding sequence ATGTTGGACTTACGGATTCTCGGCAGGCTCGAAGGAGCAGTGACCGGGCGGCAGGTTCATCTAGGGCCGCCCAAGCAGCGGTTGGTTCTCATGGTTCTCGTCCGGCACGCCGGGCGGGCCGTCAGCACCGACCGGCTGGTGGACGCGCTGTGGGGAGACTTCCCACCGGCCTCCGCGACCGCGAACGTCCATCTTCATATCCACCGGATCCGGAGGGCGCTGGGACCCGGCCGGCCGGTGAACTCGGGCCGGTGCGGATATGTGCTGGAGATCGCGCCCGGCGAACTCGACGCAGGGCGCTTCGTCACCTCCTTGCCCGAGATCAGGCACGCCGTGGAGTGGGGCGATCTGACGCGCGCCTCACGGCTGAGCCGTGAGGCGCTGGCCGAATGGCACGGCCCGGCGTACGCCGATTTCGCCGATCATCCGATGCTCCGCGACGCGGCCGAGTACCTCGCCGAACTCAGGCTGGAGACCATCGAGCAGCAGATCGACATCGACCTGGCGCTGCACGATCACGTCCACCTCGTCGGCAGGCTGAGGCTGTTGCTCGCCGAACACCCCTACCGGGAACGCTTCCACGAGCAGTTGACCCTGGCGCTGTACCGCACGGGACGCTCGGCGGAGGCCCTGGAGCAGTGCCGTTCGACCGAGAGGATGTTCGCCGAGGATCTTGGTCTGGACCTCGGGGCCCGGCTCAGGGAGCTGCGGAAACGGATTCTCGACGGGGACACGGCGCTGTAG
- a CDS encoding DUF6192 family protein, with protein sequence MDLVAACAQFVATVGRIVPGLKGEQYDGAEGDSVERGLRPARLPGSAGRRLPRGEPDPDPHHRQRRPLPRPPGPAPGTPFRAPPGPGSGRPCPPLRGSS encoded by the coding sequence ATGGACCTGGTCGCGGCCTGTGCACAGTTCGTCGCCACCGTCGGGCGGATCGTCCCCGGGCTGAAGGGCGAGCAGTACGACGGCGCCGAAGGCGACTCCGTCGAGCGGGGCCTGCGCCCAGCTCGGCTGCCTGGATCAGCTGGCCGTCGTCTCCCCCGCGGTGAGCCGGACCCTGATCCGCATCATCGACAACGTCGGCCTTTACCACGACCGCCCGGCCCGGCTCCTGGAACGCCATTCCGAGCACCGCCGGGTCCAGGCTCTGGCCGCCCTTGCCCCCCGCTGCGCGGGAGTAGTTGA
- a CDS encoding IS3 family transposase, with the protein MGSVGDSFDNALAENLWTFIKTECVRGSVFATRAETNLALFQYLDGFCNPRRVQEQLGYLSPIEYEKKPYANQIATEQVNLKPCQHALAG; encoded by the coding sequence ATGGGCTCGGTCGGCGACTCGTTCGACAACGCCCTCGCGGAGAACCTGTGGACGTTCATCAAGACCGAGTGCGTCCGCGGCAGCGTCTTCGCCACACGTGCCGAGACGAACCTCGCGCTCTTCCAGTATCTCGACGGTTTCTGCAATCCCCGCCGCGTCCAGGAACAGCTCGGCTACCTCAGCCCGATCGAGTACGAGAAGAAGCCCTACGCCAACCAGATAGCCACCGAACAAGTGAACCTGAAACCATGTCAACACGCCCTGGCCGGCTAG
- a CDS encoding helix-turn-helix domain-containing protein, producing the protein MSFTVLHSAVVEPEHRFEWWRDLISQDVAPTRITTDHAKDFPATAGMAQLGAVQLTTMSFPAIRSERTPALIRYSDPEDYQLTLILGTEMWISQARNEARMAAGDLVLWSTSLPFDGRGLAGSHNGISKAIILHLPRTGLPLPTAKVDHLLANAVPGRTGIAGILARHLLGVAEEASHLEGPAAAQVGIATWELATAFLGHWADARDRVPPESRDRMRLARIDAFIDANLSDPHLTPAGIAAYHHLSVRTLHWLFRDREQTVSATIRRRRLRRCCAELTAARYAAQPIHTIAARWGFTNAAAFSRIFRTEYGITPGEFRSTAGGGRL; encoded by the coding sequence GTGAGTTTCACCGTGCTGCACAGTGCTGTCGTAGAGCCAGAGCACCGATTCGAATGGTGGCGCGACCTGATCAGCCAGGATGTCGCGCCCACTCGGATCACCACTGACCACGCCAAGGACTTCCCGGCCACCGCAGGTATGGCGCAACTTGGGGCTGTACAGCTCACCACCATGTCGTTTCCCGCTATCAGATCGGAGCGCACCCCCGCGCTCATCCGGTACTCCGACCCCGAGGACTACCAGCTCACGCTGATCCTGGGCACGGAGATGTGGATCTCCCAGGCCCGTAACGAGGCCAGGATGGCGGCTGGCGACCTGGTGCTGTGGAGCACCTCATTGCCGTTCGACGGAAGGGGTCTCGCCGGTTCGCACAACGGCATCTCCAAAGCCATCATCCTGCACCTGCCGCGCACCGGTCTGCCTCTTCCCACAGCCAAGGTGGACCACCTGCTGGCGAATGCCGTACCCGGCCGTACCGGCATAGCGGGAATCCTCGCCCGCCACCTCCTCGGCGTTGCTGAGGAGGCATCTCACCTGGAGGGACCCGCTGCTGCCCAGGTGGGCATCGCGACCTGGGAACTCGCGACCGCGTTCCTCGGGCACTGGGCCGACGCCCGTGACCGGGTGCCGCCCGAGTCCCGCGACCGGATGCGGCTCGCTCGCATCGACGCCTTCATCGACGCCAACCTCTCCGACCCGCACCTCACTCCGGCGGGGATTGCCGCGTACCACCATCTCTCGGTACGCACCCTGCATTGGCTGTTCCGTGACCGGGAGCAGACCGTCTCGGCCACCATCCGGCGCCGCCGCCTACGCCGATGCTGCGCCGAGCTCACAGCCGCTCGCTACGCGGCGCAGCCGATCCATACCATCGCGGCACGGTGGGGGTTCACCAACGCGGCGGCCTTCAGCCGCATCTTCAGGACGGAGTACGGGATCACCCCCGGTGAGTTCCGTTCGACGGCGGGCGGGGGAAGACTCTGA
- a CDS encoding serine hydrolase domain-containing protein has product MRSNGPYISRRFGLAGVAATAVTLVTAVGGHAAPLPRFGSALQADVDAIRATGTTGVLAEVRSPRGRASARAGVADLEHDGPVPWNAYYRIGSDTKTYTAALVLQLVGEGRLRLTDTVERWLPGMVRGNGNDGSRITVANLLRQTSGLNDYLSLSGGSPFTPNAYRRNRFRPGIPQKQVMAALSKPPLWVPDAADPAEERRWGYSNTNYVLAGMIVERVTGNPWAHEIHERFILPLKLRNTLVPGTSSYVPQPTAVAYTQFPGATGLTDTTVASAGAADGGIISTPHDVTVFLRALLSGRLLAPAQIAAMKRTVPAADYGPPGTGYGLGLAWRPGAGGSGVWFHGGTHLGVVSETGVTSDGGTAVAAALFTLPTEAAQADAQSRAAQRLVDRALG; this is encoded by the coding sequence ATGCGGTCGAACGGTCCTTACATCAGTAGGCGTTTCGGGCTGGCAGGAGTGGCGGCGACGGCAGTGACGCTGGTGACCGCAGTTGGTGGGCACGCCGCTCCGCTGCCCCGGTTCGGCAGCGCCCTCCAGGCCGATGTCGACGCGATCCGGGCCACCGGCACCACGGGCGTGCTGGCGGAGGTGCGTTCACCCCGCGGTCGGGCCTCCGCCCGGGCTGGGGTGGCGGACCTGGAGCACGACGGACCGGTGCCCTGGAACGCCTACTACCGGATCGGCAGTGACACCAAGACGTACACCGCCGCGCTGGTCCTGCAGCTCGTGGGGGAGGGACGACTGCGCCTCACCGACACCGTCGAACGGTGGCTTCCAGGCATGGTCCGGGGCAACGGAAACGACGGCTCCAGGATCACGGTCGCCAATCTGCTGCGTCAGACCAGCGGCCTCAACGACTATCTGTCGCTCTCCGGCGGTTCCCCGTTCACCCCCAATGCCTACCGACGGAACCGATTCCGCCCGGGGATCCCGCAGAAGCAGGTGATGGCCGCCCTGAGCAAACCACCGCTCTGGGTGCCGGATGCCGCAGATCCTGCGGAGGAGCGGCGTTGGGGGTACTCCAACACCAACTACGTCCTGGCCGGAATGATCGTTGAACGGGTGACAGGCAACCCCTGGGCCCACGAGATCCACGAACGGTTCATCCTTCCGCTCAAGCTGCGCAACACCCTTGTCCCAGGCACTTCGTCCTATGTCCCGCAGCCCACTGCGGTGGCCTACACCCAGTTCCCCGGCGCCACTGGTCTGACGGACACGACTGTCGCATCGGCGGGCGCTGCGGACGGCGGAATCATCAGTACGCCACACGATGTGACGGTCTTCCTCCGCGCCCTGTTGAGCGGCCGGCTGCTGGCTCCGGCCCAGATCGCCGCCATGAAGCGGACGGTCCCGGCCGCCGACTACGGCCCGCCGGGCACGGGTTACGGACTGGGGCTCGCCTGGCGTCCGGGCGCAGGCGGTTCCGGCGTATGGTTCCACGGCGGTACGCACCTGGGTGTGGTCTCAGAGACGGGGGTGACATCGGACGGTGGCACCGCGGTCGCCGCCGCTCTGTTCACCCTGCCAACCGAAGCAGCCCAGGCGGACGCTCAGTCCCGGGCAGCACAGCGGCTGGTCGACCGGGCACTGGGGTAA
- a CDS encoding type II toxin-antitoxin system prevent-host-death family antitoxin, translated as MTESSFPIAEAGHRLGVLVREVGASGEPVALTEEGRTVAVLVSAADFLELQELRALAAYRERQALGEEGAGVPHSEAVQRVFGGDGT; from the coding sequence ATGACGGAGAGCAGTTTCCCCATCGCCGAGGCCGGACATCGTCTTGGCGTCCTCGTGCGCGAGGTCGGTGCGTCGGGTGAGCCGGTCGCCCTGACCGAGGAAGGCCGGACCGTCGCGGTCCTGGTCAGTGCGGCTGACTTCCTCGAGCTTCAGGAGCTGCGGGCCCTGGCCGCCTACCGCGAGCGCCAGGCGCTGGGTGAGGAGGGGGCAGGTGTGCCGCACAGCGAGGCCGTACAGCGCGTCTTCGGCGGGGACGGCACGTGA
- a CDS encoding type II toxin-antitoxin system RelE family toxin, which yields MSAVYEVIWEPEALRQAERLAKNDPSGVRQVFTAVDRLARDPRPRGAFGSADLLRIHVGPYRVLYEISAHRIRVSVIHLGRLA from the coding sequence GTGAGCGCGGTGTACGAGGTCATCTGGGAGCCGGAGGCCTTGCGGCAGGCGGAGCGCCTGGCGAAAAACGATCCGTCCGGTGTGCGGCAGGTGTTCACCGCCGTCGACCGCCTCGCCCGCGACCCGAGACCCCGGGGTGCTTTCGGCAGCGCGGATCTGCTGCGGATCCACGTCGGGCCGTACCGGGTCCTCTACGAGATCAGCGCCCACCGGATCCGGGTCAGCGTCATCCACCTCGGCCGCCTGGCCTGA
- a CDS encoding HD domain-containing protein: MTHRVFGAWHDWDTARRQLAVLAPEVSAQRLGEAVSFAEEAHGDQKRPAGEPYVEHLLEVVEILVSGAGVRDEDLLVAAVLHDVVEDTDRTAGEVGERFGPRVEEWVGWVTKPRPEAHEEPAEVRDRYLLSLRSAPPEVLLLKLADRFSNVQRLDTHPRPEKRRSYYRETCRHLVPLAAGVPWFEAAFEEWREFYRHLEDGVAAATA; the protein is encoded by the coding sequence ATGACCCATCGGGTGTTCGGCGCGTGGCACGACTGGGACACCGCGCGCCGGCAGTTGGCGGTGCTCGCTCCGGAGGTTTCGGCGCAGCGTCTCGGGGAGGCCGTCTCGTTCGCCGAAGAGGCCCATGGGGATCAGAAGAGGCCCGCCGGTGAGCCGTATGTGGAGCACCTCCTGGAGGTGGTGGAGATCCTCGTGTCGGGCGCGGGTGTCCGCGATGAGGACTTGCTGGTCGCGGCCGTACTCCACGACGTTGTGGAGGACACCGACCGCACGGCCGGGGAGGTCGGTGAGCGGTTCGGGCCCCGGGTCGAGGAGTGGGTGGGCTGGGTGACGAAGCCACGCCCCGAGGCCCACGAGGAGCCCGCAGAGGTGCGAGACCGCTACCTCCTGAGCCTGCGTTCCGCCCCTCCAGAGGTCCTGCTGCTCAAGCTGGCGGACCGGTTCAGCAACGTGCAGCGGCTCGACACGCACCCGCGGCCCGAGAAGCGGCGTTCCTACTACCGCGAGACGTGCCGCCACCTGGTACCCCTCGCCGCGGGGGTCCCATGGTTCGAGGCGGCCTTCGAGGAGTGGCGGGAGTTCTACCGCCACTTGGAGGACGGGGTGGCCGCAGCGACGGCCTGA
- a CDS encoding MBF2 family protein, whose amino-acid sequence MTTQRFWRGGRMLAVAVLTLAVTLPAASAASTATVADTVPNAQRAAAQSHNLIVGSRMPGDRLVLSQAVVKSSSWMRIVTETKTFQAPHNERITLVEALDQRTDGTGAYASILNGGPGHNSVTIRFKSQRGHGIDFVVNLYARP is encoded by the coding sequence ATGACCACACAGCGCTTTTGGCGGGGCGGGCGGATGCTCGCCGTCGCCGTACTCACCCTGGCAGTGACCCTTCCCGCCGCCTCGGCCGCGTCGACGGCCACGGTGGCCGACACCGTGCCCAACGCCCAGCGGGCCGCCGCTCAGTCGCACAACCTGATCGTGGGGTCCCGGATGCCCGGTGATCGCCTCGTCCTGAGCCAGGCCGTGGTGAAGAGCTCCTCCTGGATGAGGATCGTGACCGAGACGAAGACCTTCCAGGCCCCGCACAACGAGAGAATCACCCTGGTGGAGGCGCTCGACCAGCGGACCGACGGCACCGGCGCCTACGCCTCGATCCTCAACGGCGGGCCGGGGCACAACTCCGTGACGATCAGATTCAAGAGCCAGCGAGGCCACGGCATCGACTTCGTCGTGAACCTCTACGCCCGCCCCTAG
- a CDS encoding DUF6879 family protein — MHQVPTWDELLGSAQVSAVHLEMRDAYAVDYEQGAFADWRAGQRSDPDDRASWWEPWHTLIADTLARGVVIRRARIVSEPVSEYTRFLHYETYTNIVAGEQVRWLPRRQASAIALPGNDFWLIDDRLIRWNHFTGEGASGGGEVSGDPAAARLCAEAFEAVWERATPHGEYKIR, encoded by the coding sequence GTGCATCAGGTCCCCACCTGGGATGAACTTCTCGGGTCCGCTCAGGTGTCCGCTGTCCATCTGGAGATGCGCGACGCTTACGCCGTCGACTACGAGCAGGGTGCGTTCGCCGACTGGCGTGCGGGGCAGCGGAGTGACCCGGATGACCGCGCGTCCTGGTGGGAGCCCTGGCACACTCTGATCGCCGACACGCTGGCGCGAGGCGTCGTTATCCGCAGGGCGCGGATCGTCTCCGAACCAGTGAGCGAGTACACCCGCTTCCTGCACTACGAGACCTACACCAACATCGTCGCCGGAGAACAGGTCCGGTGGCTGCCCCGACGGCAGGCATCCGCCATCGCCCTCCCGGGCAATGACTTCTGGCTCATCGACGACCGGCTCATCCGCTGGAACCACTTCACGGGCGAGGGTGCGTCGGGGGGCGGGGAGGTCAGCGGAGATCCGGCAGCAGCCCGTCTGTGCGCCGAAGCGTTCGAAGCTGTGTGGGAACGAGCCACCCCGCATGGCGAGTACAAGATCCGATAG
- a CDS encoding helix-turn-helix domain-containing protein, which translates to MPISPSSSAHAARQTVAQRLRDLRRDADLTGSELARICGWTHPKTSRIENAKTPPSPDDIRRWCNACGVPDQAPDIVAQSQNAEAMYVEWKRKTAAGLKQLQESYVPLFQATQVFRVYSGTVVPGFLQTEGYVRALLGSISSFHEVPNDVEAAVAARLERSRILHERTKRVLLLVEESVLRHQIGDADAMAAQLGCLLTAGALPTVSLGVIPSARRDRSIWPMETFHMYDDTLVSVELLSARVTVTQPSEITLYLRAFEDLRSMAVYGAEARALIVRAIEALAAE; encoded by the coding sequence ATGCCCATCTCACCGTCTTCGTCGGCGCACGCAGCGCGCCAAACCGTCGCGCAACGCCTTCGTGACCTACGCCGCGACGCCGATTTGACCGGAAGTGAGCTGGCCAGGATCTGTGGGTGGACCCACCCAAAGACCTCCCGGATCGAGAACGCCAAAACGCCGCCGTCCCCCGACGACATCCGGCGCTGGTGCAATGCCTGCGGCGTACCGGATCAAGCTCCCGACATCGTGGCGCAGTCACAAAACGCCGAAGCCATGTACGTCGAGTGGAAACGGAAGACGGCGGCCGGACTGAAGCAGCTCCAGGAGAGCTACGTTCCGCTCTTCCAGGCCACCCAGGTCTTCCGCGTCTATTCCGGTACCGTAGTCCCCGGTTTCCTCCAGACCGAGGGATACGTGCGGGCCCTCCTGGGCTCCATCTCTTCGTTCCACGAGGTCCCGAATGACGTAGAAGCAGCGGTCGCCGCACGTCTGGAGCGCTCTCGCATCCTGCACGAGCGGACCAAGCGGGTGCTGCTGCTGGTGGAGGAGTCGGTCCTGCGTCACCAGATCGGTGACGCAGACGCCATGGCCGCGCAGCTCGGCTGTCTCCTCACAGCCGGTGCGCTTCCGACCGTCTCGCTCGGGGTGATACCCAGTGCGCGGCGGGACCGCAGTATCTGGCCGATGGAGACGTTCCACATGTACGACGACACCCTGGTGTCGGTGGAACTGCTGTCAGCCCGGGTGACGGTCACGCAGCCGAGCGAGATCACGCTGTATCTGCGCGCGTTCGAGGATTTGCGGTCGATGGCGGTGTACGGGGCGGAGGCCCGCGCGCTCATCGTGCGGGCGATCGAGGCGCTGGCGGCCGAGTAG
- a CDS encoding NUDIX domain-containing protein translates to MRVEIAVLATAPDGRTLLVRQPGTAAQWRMPRGEVHDGVLLGDAAARGLAAETGIRLTVTHCLALDQAHTTDMLTIVCDCGTVTDDIADTATTTPADLRWVPDGFLDDYVHPDEKARIHAATRAREQSNGIRLSLDLGVSS, encoded by the coding sequence ATGCGCGTCGAAATCGCCGTCCTCGCCACCGCCCCCGACGGCCGCACCCTCCTCGTCCGCCAGCCCGGTACCGCCGCTCAGTGGCGGATGCCCCGAGGCGAGGTCCACGACGGCGTCCTCCTGGGCGACGCCGCCGCCCGCGGCCTCGCCGCGGAGACCGGCATCCGGCTGACGGTCACGCACTGCCTCGCCCTCGACCAGGCCCACACCACCGACATGCTGACCATCGTCTGCGACTGCGGCACCGTCACCGACGACATCGCGGACACCGCGACCACGACCCCCGCCGACCTGCGCTGGGTCCCGGACGGATTCCTGGACGACTACGTCCACCCCGACGAGAAAGCCCGCATCCACGCGGCCACCCGGGCCCGCGAACAGTCCAACGGCATCCGCCTCAGCCTCGACCTCGGAGTGTCCTCATGA
- a CDS encoding helix-turn-helix domain-containing protein, which yields MTTDFQTARFALGVRLRELRLEAGLTGRNLAERLGWQPSKVSRLENGKQTPAAADLTAWAAAVGHAEVAAELKGRLAGLDTKYRSWRRQLAGGHRVRQEAAITETRATQTIRGAEVTRVPGLFQTAEYARYGFEASSEFRQIPTDVEAAVRARIRRQEALYEPGKRFRFLLWEGALYVRTCPAGVHAAQMDRLVSLIGLDTVELGIVPFDAQLRRTPSHGFWIYDQRLVIVETISTEMWLDDEESIRTYGRAWDWMAESAVFGRRAQRVIDRARNFLGPA from the coding sequence GTGACCACAGATTTTCAGACCGCCCGGTTCGCCCTCGGCGTTCGACTCCGCGAGCTGCGCCTCGAAGCCGGGCTCACGGGCAGGAACTTGGCAGAGCGCCTCGGCTGGCAGCCGTCGAAGGTGAGCCGGCTGGAGAACGGCAAACAGACCCCGGCTGCCGCCGACCTCACTGCGTGGGCGGCGGCTGTGGGTCACGCCGAGGTCGCGGCGGAGCTGAAGGGCCGATTGGCTGGGCTGGACACGAAGTACAGGTCCTGGCGGCGCCAACTCGCGGGCGGACACCGTGTGCGGCAGGAAGCCGCGATCACCGAGACCCGCGCAACGCAGACGATCCGAGGAGCCGAGGTCACCCGGGTACCTGGCCTTTTCCAGACTGCGGAGTACGCCCGCTACGGCTTCGAAGCGTCCAGCGAGTTCCGGCAGATCCCCACGGACGTAGAGGCTGCGGTGCGGGCCCGAATCCGTCGCCAGGAGGCCCTGTACGAGCCCGGAAAGCGGTTCAGGTTCCTGCTCTGGGAAGGTGCGCTGTACGTGCGGACGTGCCCAGCAGGAGTCCATGCTGCCCAGATGGACCGTCTTGTCTCCCTGATCGGCCTGGACACAGTGGAATTGGGGATCGTCCCGTTCGACGCGCAACTACGGCGCACTCCGAGCCACGGGTTTTGGATCTACGACCAGCGCCTCGTGATCGTGGAGACGATCTCCACCGAGATGTGGCTGGACGACGAGGAATCAATCCGAACATATGGGCGAGCCTGGGATTGGATGGCCGAGTCGGCGGTATTCGGAAGACGGGCTCAGCGGGTGATCGACCGGGCCCGAAACTTCCTCGGGCCGGCGTGA